One Vallitalea pronyensis genomic region harbors:
- a CDS encoding ANTAR domain-containing response regulator, with product MGARIVVGSSKQNIVKQLSHFLKEKGYNVIGETTDGYDFLRKVHDMYPDLCILDFNMKGLNGHEVSEVIISDNLCPVITMVTSAEQHYFLNLSQEAGFTLLVKPLNRMVLLSTIDIMVKTSRNIQHLQKEVKHLKKKQDSKTILDHAKQLLMKQLHLTEGEAHKRILRESMNRGFSKEMIAKEIIQKYS from the coding sequence ATGGGTGCGAGAATCGTCGTTGGGTCATCAAAACAGAATATCGTGAAGCAGTTGTCACACTTTCTTAAGGAAAAGGGATATAATGTAATAGGTGAAACAACCGATGGTTATGATTTTTTGAGGAAAGTCCATGACATGTATCCTGATTTATGTATCTTGGATTTTAACATGAAAGGATTAAATGGTCATGAGGTCAGTGAAGTGATTATTTCAGATAATCTATGTCCTGTTATTACCATGGTGACATCTGCTGAACAGCATTATTTCTTGAATTTAAGTCAAGAGGCAGGTTTTACATTACTAGTCAAACCCCTTAATCGAATGGTTTTATTGAGTACCATTGATATCATGGTTAAAACGTCTCGAAATATTCAACATTTACAAAAAGAAGTGAAACATCTCAAGAAGAAGCAAGATAGTAAAACCATCCTTGATCATGCCAAGCAGCTGTTGATGAAACAGTTGCATTTGACAGAAGGTGAAGCCCATAAACGCATATTGAGAGAAAGTATGAATAGAGGCTTTTCAAAAGAAATGATAGCAAAAGAGATTATCCAAAAATACAGCTGA
- a CDS encoding response regulator transcription factor: protein MSEKLIYVVDDEKSIRDLIKAYLVKEGYHVKTYESGEEALAAYHRTTCDMMIIDIMMKGMDGYGLCREIRKVSDIPIMMVSAKDDEIDRILGLELGSDDYLSKPFSPRELVVRVKNILRRMDKSGSNTVPEPIEQPLSLKDVMVMTSERKVVANNQDLKLTNKEFEFMHFMVNHKNKAFSREQLLNNIWGYDYFGEDRAVDDLVKRVRKKLRSVNSTVEILTVWGYGYKIVD from the coding sequence ATGAGCGAAAAGTTAATTTATGTTGTGGATGATGAAAAAAGTATACGTGATTTAATTAAGGCATACTTAGTGAAAGAAGGTTATCACGTTAAAACTTATGAAAGTGGTGAAGAGGCATTAGCCGCATATCATAGAACAACATGTGATATGATGATTATTGATATCATGATGAAAGGTATGGATGGTTATGGGTTATGCAGGGAAATACGTAAAGTAAGTGATATACCCATTATGATGGTATCCGCAAAGGACGATGAAATTGATAGAATTCTTGGCTTAGAGTTAGGAAGTGATGATTATTTATCCAAGCCATTTAGTCCAAGGGAACTGGTTGTTCGGGTGAAAAATATATTGAGAAGAATGGATAAATCTGGAAGCAACACCGTACCTGAACCCATAGAACAACCTTTATCCCTTAAAGATGTCATGGTCATGACAAGTGAAAGAAAAGTAGTGGCCAATAATCAAGACCTAAAACTGACCAACAAAGAATTTGAATTTATGCATTTTATGGTCAATCATAAAAACAAAGCTTTTTCAAGAGAACAATTACTCAATAATATTTGGGGCTATGATTATTTTGGGGAAGACAGAGCCGTTGATGATCTGGTCAAACGGGTTAGAAAAAAGCTAAGGTCTGTGAATTCAACGGTGGAGATATTAACCGTCTGGGGTTATGGTTATAAAATTGTTGATTGA
- a CDS encoding carbohydrate ABC transporter permease, with the protein MNKKLVNKIVLIVILALVSLVYIIPILLMVLGSFKTQGEALLFDLSLPKEWLISNYAYVFKTGNILRGYINSIITTGGAVIITLIVGSFAGIIISRRKDWKGNALYYFFVFGLTMTLQTVTTFALLKVLKLYGTYIGVILIFVAVRLPFTIMTFASFVKGVPKEIDEAAIVDGCGPIRLVIHILLPILKPIMITNLIITTISVWNNFIIPLYYFGTSSKWTVPLTVYGFFGMYSRNWHYVFAALVLTVIPIVTLYLLLQKHIVEGMTSGAVKG; encoded by the coding sequence ATGAATAAAAAATTAGTCAATAAAATCGTACTCATTGTCATCTTAGCGCTGGTATCTTTAGTCTATATTATTCCAATTTTATTGATGGTTTTAGGCTCTTTTAAGACCCAAGGAGAAGCACTGCTTTTTGATTTGAGTTTACCTAAGGAATGGTTGATTTCCAACTATGCATATGTTTTTAAAACAGGAAACATACTAAGAGGTTATATTAACAGTATTATCACAACAGGGGGTGCCGTGATTATCACGTTAATCGTTGGTTCTTTTGCAGGGATTATCATTTCACGAAGGAAAGACTGGAAGGGTAATGCCCTCTATTATTTCTTTGTTTTCGGTCTGACCATGACCTTGCAAACGGTAACCACCTTTGCCTTGTTAAAAGTACTGAAATTATATGGGACGTATATCGGCGTTATTCTCATTTTTGTGGCAGTCAGGTTACCCTTTACCATTATGACATTTGCCAGTTTTGTAAAAGGGGTACCTAAGGAAATTGATGAAGCAGCTATTGTGGATGGTTGTGGACCCATTCGCTTAGTCATTCATATTTTACTACCAATTCTTAAACCGATTATGATTACAAACCTCATAATCACCACCATTAGTGTTTGGAATAACTTTATTATACCACTTTATTATTTTGGAACGTCAAGTAAGTGGACAGTACCGTTAACGGTTTATGGGTTCTTTGGTATGTACTCACGTAATTGGCATTATGTCTTTGCGGCTCTTGTTCTAACGGTTATTCCCATTGTAACCTTATACCTATTACTGCAAAAGCATATTGTAGAAGGGATGACATCTGGAGCAGTTAAGGGTTAA
- a CDS encoding DUF6514 family protein — MKKLLKGTRQVITEDNHYLNLEYYLVETNYVEQGTSNTAYGIEIMKEFNGEVETDIVQKITSHKDEAMQIMDKLIANTVTPMSMVIAIDELCSLKI; from the coding sequence ATGAAGAAGTTGCTAAAAGGCACTAGACAAGTGATCACAGAGGACAACCATTATTTAAACCTTGAGTATTACTTAGTAGAAACCAATTATGTTGAACAGGGCACATCTAATACCGCATATGGCATTGAGATTATGAAGGAATTTAACGGAGAGGTAGAGACTGATATTGTTCAAAAAATAACAAGCCATAAAGATGAAGCTATGCAAATCATGGACAAATTAATCGCAAATACGGTTACACCAATGAGTATGGTAATAGCTATTGATGAATTATGCTCGCTGAAAATATGA
- a CDS encoding sensor histidine kinase → MKLNITKKVILLYIPLIIGALLVSSIISNIVTRIYMQKEVMEDLKNEAVIVRNFLFSELGDERQINQQVYQEAVARTRRLNRIGLESQLEIIKKLPNNTLQSVAKESQLDEQMLKQIVNRLQKGKDKIILDSYEDNYKYYIAAMPINRIIENNRKVKHWVIIYTSTKEVSAFTNNIFRLNMLIMIIVGLIATIMAILFAKSITKPIIKLKNRAHRISKRDFDAIEPIHTKDEIQELSQSLEDMAEELKQYDLAQKRFLQNASHELKTPLTSIGGYAEGLKDGVFENKEEALDIIMDESLRLKKLVEQIIFLSKVETTHEFFKITTCDLGHLLNNAVKKVKGSALKDSVSIEFQVNETIHIQADEDKLLQAFINILSNCIRHAKAHIHVDLVRRGNTCQIIIDDDGEGFSDEDLAHLFERFYKGSNGSTGLGMTITQSIIHKLGGDIQVANNQKGGARFIVTLHVESSM, encoded by the coding sequence ATGAAATTAAACATAACTAAGAAAGTGATATTACTCTATATACCACTTATTATCGGAGCATTGCTGGTGAGCAGTATCATTTCAAATATTGTTACAAGAATCTATATGCAAAAAGAGGTCATGGAAGATCTTAAAAATGAAGCTGTCATTGTAAGAAATTTTTTATTTAGTGAATTAGGTGACGAAAGACAAATTAATCAACAGGTCTATCAAGAAGCTGTAGCTCGTACCCGTCGATTGAATAGAATAGGACTCGAGAGTCAGTTAGAAATCATCAAAAAATTACCCAATAATACCCTTCAATCTGTAGCCAAAGAATCCCAGCTTGATGAACAGATGCTGAAGCAGATTGTCAATCGCTTGCAAAAAGGAAAAGATAAGATTATTCTGGACAGTTATGAAGACAATTATAAATATTATATAGCGGCAATGCCCATTAACCGAATCATTGAAAACAATAGAAAGGTAAAACATTGGGTCATTATTTACACATCCACCAAAGAAGTCTCTGCCTTTACGAATAATATTTTTCGCTTGAACATGTTAATCATGATCATTGTTGGTCTTATAGCTACTATCATGGCTATCCTGTTTGCAAAATCTATAACAAAACCTATTATCAAATTAAAAAACCGAGCTCATCGTATATCTAAAAGAGATTTTGATGCCATAGAACCTATTCACACGAAAGATGAAATTCAGGAACTGAGTCAATCCCTTGAAGACATGGCTGAGGAACTTAAACAATACGATCTGGCTCAAAAAAGATTTTTGCAGAACGCATCCCATGAATTAAAAACACCTCTTACCTCCATAGGGGGTTATGCAGAGGGTTTAAAAGATGGGGTTTTTGAAAACAAGGAGGAAGCCCTAGATATTATTATGGATGAGAGCTTGCGGTTAAAAAAATTAGTTGAGCAGATTATTTTCTTATCCAAAGTAGAGACAACCCATGAATTTTTTAAGATAACAACATGTGATTTAGGCCATTTATTAAACAATGCGGTTAAGAAAGTGAAGGGTTCTGCATTGAAGGATTCCGTCAGTATTGAGTTTCAGGTTAATGAGACCATCCATATACAAGCAGATGAAGATAAACTCCTTCAAGCTTTTATTAATATCCTATCCAACTGTATAAGACATGCAAAAGCGCATATTCATGTGGATTTAGTACGAAGAGGAAACACATGTCAAATCATCATAGATGATGATGGAGAAGGATTCAGCGATGAAGATTTGGCTCACTTATTTGAACGTTTTTATAAAGGGAGTAATGGTAGTACAGGTCTTGGTATGACCATTACCCAGTCCATTATTCATAAGCTGGGAGGCGATATCCAAGTGGCGAATAATCAAAAGGGTGGGGCAAGGTTTATTGTTACATTACATGTGGAATCATCCATGTAG
- a CDS encoding YigZ family protein, with amino-acid sequence MVEKYTTIYEDHEAEIVEKKSRFIAVIKHVETEEEVKSVLDAFRKKYWDANHHVFAYTIGLKQPYERCSDDGEPSGTAGMPVLEVIRGHALRNVMVMVTRYFGGTLLGTGGLVRAYGGSTKEAIATAAIVENILYYCMDIKVDYTLSGKVQYELLQEDYTIHHTAYLDQVVYKVLVDYPRHEAFVKKMMDLTSGVVEIVDHGLCYGEHGDGEITLHDI; translated from the coding sequence ATGGTAGAAAAATATACCACCATATATGAAGATCACGAAGCAGAAATTGTGGAGAAAAAATCGCGTTTTATAGCAGTTATCAAGCATGTGGAAACGGAAGAGGAGGTCAAATCGGTTCTGGATGCCTTTCGAAAGAAGTATTGGGATGCCAATCATCATGTCTTTGCTTATACCATTGGTTTAAAACAGCCATACGAGCGCTGTAGTGATGATGGTGAGCCTAGTGGTACAGCAGGTATGCCCGTACTTGAAGTCATTCGAGGTCATGCACTTCGTAATGTGATGGTCATGGTTACACGGTACTTTGGCGGTACGTTACTAGGTACCGGAGGTCTTGTCCGTGCTTATGGCGGCAGTACAAAAGAAGCCATTGCTACAGCTGCTATCGTTGAAAATATACTGTATTATTGCATGGACATAAAAGTAGATTATACGTTAAGCGGCAAAGTCCAATATGAACTGCTTCAAGAGGATTATACCATCCATCATACAGCGTATCTTGACCAAGTTGTCTACAAAGTATTGGTGGACTATCCACGTCATGAAGCATTTGTTAAGAAAATGATGGATTTGACCAGTGGGGTAGTTGAGATTGTGGACCATGGGCTGTGTTATGGTGAACATGGTGACGGTGAAATCACCCTACATGACATATAA
- the glnA gene encoding type I glutamate--ammonia ligase: MLEATNSKYTKDDIIRIVSEEDVKFIRLQFVDILGTLKNVAITDEQLERALNDEILIDGSSIEGFARMEESDMYLRPDLDTFEIFPWRPHQGKVARMICDIYHLDGKPFQGDPRYVLKKVISEAADMGYNFNMGPEFEFFLFHMDENGEPTTITHDNAGYFDLGPIDLGENVRRDIVLTLEEMGFDIQTSHHEVAPGQHEIDFKYSDALTSADNIVTFKLVVKVIARKHGLHATFMPKPIEGVSGSGMHSNLLMYDRQGNNIFYDPDDELQLSKEAYYFIGGLLRHAKALTAVTNPTVNSYKRLVSGFEAPVRIGWSTINASPFIRVPSVRKKDPIIELRSPDPSCNPYLAIAAMLKAGLDGIKRKIDPPKMMEKKELKSALHTLDVESVIPSSLKEALIELSKDEVIKEALGDVYRRYTKAKSMEWDEYISVVHPWEVKKYIARY, from the coding sequence ATGTTGGAAGCTACGAACAGCAAATATACCAAAGATGATATAATCCGAATCGTGAGTGAAGAAGATGTAAAATTTATACGTCTACAATTCGTCGACATACTTGGAACCTTAAAAAATGTTGCTATTACAGATGAACAGCTTGAAAGGGCTCTAAATGATGAAATATTGATTGATGGTTCATCCATAGAAGGTTTTGCTCGAATGGAAGAATCGGATATGTATCTTAGACCTGACTTAGATACATTTGAGATATTTCCATGGCGCCCTCATCAAGGTAAGGTGGCTCGCATGATATGCGATATTTACCATTTAGATGGTAAGCCTTTTCAAGGTGACCCTCGTTACGTGTTAAAAAAAGTGATTAGTGAAGCAGCAGACATGGGCTACAATTTTAACATGGGTCCAGAGTTTGAATTCTTTTTATTCCATATGGATGAAAACGGTGAGCCCACTACCATTACCCATGATAATGCAGGTTATTTTGATTTAGGACCCATTGATCTAGGGGAGAACGTAAGGCGTGATATTGTTCTCACACTTGAAGAAATGGGATTTGATATTCAAACATCTCACCATGAGGTAGCACCAGGACAACATGAAATTGATTTTAAATACAGTGATGCATTAACCTCAGCAGATAACATTGTGACGTTTAAATTAGTGGTAAAGGTCATTGCACGAAAACATGGTTTGCATGCTACTTTTATGCCGAAGCCTATAGAAGGTGTGAGTGGATCGGGTATGCATAGTAACCTGCTCATGTATGATCGTCAAGGCAATAATATTTTTTATGACCCTGATGACGAATTACAGTTATCAAAAGAGGCTTACTATTTTATTGGTGGCTTACTGAGGCATGCAAAAGCATTGACGGCAGTGACAAATCCAACGGTTAATTCTTATAAACGATTGGTATCAGGGTTCGAAGCCCCAGTGCGTATTGGATGGTCAACCATCAATGCCAGTCCTTTCATTCGCGTACCAAGTGTGCGTAAAAAAGATCCTATTATTGAACTTAGAAGTCCCGACCCATCCTGTAATCCTTACTTAGCTATAGCAGCTATGTTAAAGGCAGGACTTGATGGTATAAAACGTAAGATTGATCCGCCTAAGATGATGGAGAAGAAGGAATTAAAATCAGCTCTCCATACATTAGATGTTGAATCCGTTATACCTAGTAGCCTTAAGGAAGCGCTTATTGAACTATCAAAAGATGAAGTCATAAAAGAAGCTTTGGGTGATGTATATCGTCGATATACGAAAGCAAAAAGTATGGAATGGGATGAATATATTTCAGTGGTTCATCCTTGGGAAGTTAAAAAATACATTGCAAGATATTAG
- a CDS encoding lipoate--protein ligase — protein MKRARIVISTGLDPWRNLSIEEYLVRQLEKGVVTLFLWKNDKTVVIGKHQNPWRECNMSLLEKEHVTLARRMTGGGAVYHGLGNINFSFVMPKEDYDVKRQMEVILNMCKKLGIEGQLSGRNDITVDGKKFSGNAFYHGSDVSLHHGTLLVNENMTNLGKYLTASKAKMRSKGVESVKSRVTNLSNYYEGLDTDIITQKCIESFQEAYSQNSMEIPIEIDPVWFHKEAINKLYEKNASWDWRFGKGAKFDILHEIRFPWGEVQLHFNVKNAMIKDVAIYSDALDQEFIEELPVFFVDKKYEAKSLANHLKESIIKGRQKEMMDDLAMWILELGF, from the coding sequence ATGAAACGAGCAAGGATTGTAATCAGTACGGGTCTGGACCCATGGAGAAATCTATCCATAGAAGAGTATCTCGTACGTCAGCTTGAAAAAGGGGTTGTAACGCTCTTCTTATGGAAAAATGATAAAACCGTTGTTATTGGGAAACATCAAAATCCTTGGCGAGAGTGCAACATGTCCTTATTAGAGAAGGAGCATGTCACGTTAGCTAGACGAATGACAGGTGGAGGAGCTGTGTACCATGGACTTGGTAATATCAACTTTTCATTTGTTATGCCAAAGGAAGATTATGATGTGAAACGCCAAATGGAAGTCATATTAAACATGTGTAAGAAACTTGGCATAGAAGGTCAATTATCAGGACGTAATGATATAACGGTAGACGGAAAGAAATTCTCTGGTAATGCCTTTTATCATGGATCAGATGTCTCCTTGCATCATGGTACCTTACTGGTTAATGAAAATATGACGAACTTAGGTAAATATTTAACGGCATCCAAGGCTAAAATGCGCTCAAAAGGCGTTGAATCGGTCAAATCCCGTGTTACTAATTTAAGTAACTATTATGAAGGGTTAGACACGGATATCATCACTCAGAAGTGTATAGAGAGCTTCCAGGAAGCTTATAGCCAGAATAGTATGGAGATACCCATTGAGATAGACCCTGTATGGTTTCACAAGGAAGCCATCAACAAGCTTTACGAAAAGAACGCATCATGGGATTGGCGTTTTGGCAAGGGTGCTAAATTTGATATTTTACATGAAATACGCTTTCCTTGGGGTGAGGTTCAGTTACACTTCAATGTTAAAAATGCCATGATTAAAGATGTAGCCATCTACTCAGATGCTCTTGATCAAGAATTTATTGAAGAATTACCAGTATTTTTTGTGGATAAAAAATATGAAGCCAAAAGTCTTGCAAATCATTTAAAAGAATCCATTATCAAAGGTAGACAGAAAGAGATGATGGATGATTTAGCCATGTGGATACTTGAATTAGGATTCTAA
- a CDS encoding PfkB family carbohydrate kinase encodes MIVTIALNPSVNKLAVIDGLEVNGINTVQDYRMCLGASTIYTAYIIKLLQGEPHVIGFLGGIGGRYIKHFMDKNRIKSDLVFNLAESKSIYRIVDSIHGTETTLLDNGMVVDELNIKNLKHKLQNHIHDAKVMVIGGDLPSGAEFSLIEESVAMANKKGLKIICSLKGEELRKALELSPYGVKVNKDTVMDLVQLDPINDDTKYIIRSLHEVLIKHKIHYLVYDAGDEGIYMLSKNKICHVDIRGFMEILDGIGSSDALVGAFAIAVERKYEQEKMAKLMLATSLAVKNSKYPVICHRKDIDCYYNKVKVTEIMNKKQGFIE; translated from the coding sequence ATGATTGTTACAATAGCACTTAATCCATCAGTTAATAAACTGGCTGTTATTGATGGACTTGAAGTGAATGGTATTAATACGGTACAGGATTACCGTATGTGTCTTGGTGCAAGCACCATCTATACGGCTTATATTATCAAATTGCTCCAAGGTGAACCTCATGTAATAGGATTTCTAGGTGGTATTGGAGGCAGATATATTAAGCACTTTATGGACAAGAACCGTATTAAATCTGATTTGGTGTTTAATTTGGCAGAAAGCAAGTCCATCTACCGCATTGTGGACTCTATCCATGGCACAGAGACGACCTTGTTGGATAATGGGATGGTCGTTGATGAGCTGAATATTAAGAATCTAAAACACAAATTGCAAAACCACATCCATGATGCAAAAGTAATGGTTATCGGTGGTGATTTGCCTTCTGGGGCTGAATTTAGTCTTATTGAAGAAAGTGTTGCCATGGCTAATAAAAAGGGGCTTAAAATCATATGTTCCCTTAAAGGTGAAGAGTTGAGAAAAGCTTTGGAGTTGAGCCCATATGGGGTGAAAGTTAATAAAGATACAGTTATGGATTTGGTGCAGTTAGACCCAATCAATGACGATACGAAGTATATCATTAGGTCATTGCATGAAGTACTAATTAAACATAAAATTCATTATCTGGTTTATGATGCTGGCGATGAAGGTATTTACATGCTCTCTAAAAATAAAATCTGTCACGTGGATATACGAGGATTTATGGAAATTCTAGATGGTATTGGCAGCAGTGATGCTCTTGTTGGAGCATTTGCCATAGCTGTTGAACGAAAATATGAGCAAGAGAAGATGGCAAAACTCATGTTAGCCACCAGTTTAGCAGTCAAAAATTCCAAATATCCGGTCATTTGTCATAGAAAAGACATTGATTGCTACTACAATAAAGTGAAAGTAACTGAGATTATGAACAAAAAGCAAGGATTCATCGAATAA
- a CDS encoding glutamine synthetase III family protein codes for MMKSITEIFGKNVFSDCVMKERLPKETYKSLKRTTELGEPLKKETAEVIANAMKDWAIEKGATHFTHWFQPMTGKTAEKHDAFISLTSDGRATMEFSGKELIQGEPDASSFPNGGLRATFEARGYTAWDPTSPAFLKEDSAGVTLCIPTAFYSYTGEALDKKTPLLRSMEAISKQALRVLRLFGNTTSQKVLTTVGAEQEYFLVDKKYYQSRKDLIFTGRTLFGALPPKGQELDDHYFGSIKERIAKFMRELDVELWKLGVSAKTKHNEVAPAQHEVAPIFSTTNIATDHNQLMMEVIQKIAMRHDLVCLLHEKPFAGVNGSGKHNNWSIATDDGINLLNPGKTPHENAQFLLFLAVIVAAVDEYAPLLRLSAANPGNDHRLGANEAPPAIISVFLGDQLMDIFEQIEAGDLNGSKDAGVIKVGVSTLPTLPKDATDRNRTSPFAFTGNRFEFRMCPSSASIAGPNIVLNTIVAEYLNRVADELEKADDFQEALKKILAQLIKDHKKVVFNGDGYSDEWVQEAARRGLPNLASTVEAYAHFDRPESVEVFEKHGVFTGCEITSRKEIVYEEYAKVINIEGLTMSQMAKQEIMPACIEYMTSVAESISKVKAVCPTVDFSVQEEIVSNISRLLFDVRVKVAALDQTIEEAKEIEDIEEQAFAYRQKVFFAMEALRKPCDELERIVAKDKWPFPTYDELLFRV; via the coding sequence ATGATGAAAAGTATTACAGAAATATTTGGAAAGAATGTTTTTAGCGACTGTGTGATGAAAGAAAGATTACCAAAGGAAACGTATAAATCCTTAAAAAGGACAACAGAACTTGGTGAACCATTAAAAAAAGAAACGGCAGAAGTGATTGCTAATGCCATGAAAGATTGGGCCATTGAAAAGGGAGCAACACACTTTACCCATTGGTTCCAGCCTATGACAGGTAAAACAGCAGAAAAACATGATGCGTTTATTTCATTAACATCTGATGGAAGAGCAACCATGGAATTCTCCGGTAAAGAGTTAATTCAAGGTGAGCCAGATGCTTCTTCATTTCCAAATGGTGGTCTTAGAGCAACATTTGAAGCACGAGGCTATACAGCTTGGGACCCAACATCACCTGCATTTCTAAAAGAAGATTCAGCAGGGGTCACATTATGTATACCTACAGCTTTTTATTCTTATACAGGCGAAGCATTGGATAAGAAGACACCATTACTTCGTTCCATGGAAGCTATTTCAAAGCAAGCCTTAAGAGTTCTTCGTTTATTTGGAAATACGACTTCTCAAAAAGTGCTGACCACTGTTGGTGCAGAGCAGGAATATTTCCTAGTGGATAAGAAATACTATCAGTCCCGTAAAGATTTAATCTTCACAGGTAGAACATTATTCGGAGCGTTACCACCTAAAGGTCAAGAATTAGATGATCACTACTTTGGTAGTATAAAAGAAAGAATTGCTAAATTTATGCGTGAGTTAGATGTAGAGTTATGGAAATTAGGTGTTTCAGCTAAGACAAAACATAATGAAGTTGCACCAGCACAGCATGAGGTAGCACCCATCTTCTCTACAACGAATATTGCAACAGATCATAACCAATTAATGATGGAAGTTATACAGAAGATAGCCATGCGTCACGACTTAGTATGTCTCCTTCACGAAAAGCCTTTTGCCGGTGTCAACGGTTCAGGAAAACATAATAACTGGTCAATCGCAACAGATGATGGTATTAACCTGCTTAACCCAGGTAAAACACCTCATGAAAATGCACAGTTTTTATTATTCTTAGCGGTGATCGTTGCAGCAGTTGATGAGTATGCACCATTACTACGTTTATCAGCAGCTAATCCAGGTAACGACCATCGATTAGGAGCAAATGAAGCACCACCTGCCATTATATCTGTTTTCTTAGGTGACCAGTTAATGGACATATTTGAGCAAATTGAAGCTGGTGACTTAAACGGGTCGAAGGACGCAGGGGTAATTAAAGTAGGGGTATCCACCTTACCAACATTGCCAAAAGATGCAACGGATCGTAATAGAACATCACCATTTGCTTTTACTGGTAACCGTTTTGAGTTCCGTATGTGTCCATCATCTGCATCCATTGCAGGACCAAACATTGTGCTGAATACCATCGTTGCTGAATATTTGAACCGTGTTGCTGATGAGTTAGAAAAAGCAGATGATTTCCAAGAAGCACTTAAAAAAATACTTGCTCAATTAATCAAAGATCATAAAAAAGTAGTTTTCAATGGTGATGGTTACTCCGATGAGTGGGTACAAGAAGCGGCAAGGAGAGGCTTACCTAACTTAGCTTCTACAGTTGAGGCTTATGCTCATTTTGACCGCCCTGAATCTGTTGAAGTATTTGAAAAACATGGTGTATTTACAGGTTGTGAGATTACGTCTCGTAAAGAGATTGTGTATGAAGAATATGCAAAAGTAATTAATATAGAAGGTTTGACCATGTCACAGATGGCAAAACAAGAAATTATGCCAGCATGTATTGAGTATATGACCAGCGTAGCAGAATCCATTAGTAAGGTAAAAGCTGTTTGCCCTACAGTCGATTTTTCTGTACAAGAAGAGATTGTATCCAATATCTCAAGATTATTATTTGATGTACGCGTGAAGGTTGCAGCTCTTGATCAAACCATTGAAGAAGCCAAAGAAATTGAGGATATTGAAGAACAAGCATTTGCTTATCGTCAAAAGGTCTTCTTCGCTATGGAAGCTCTTAGGAAGCCTTGTGATGAACTTGAAAGAATCGTGGCAAAAGATAAATGGCCATTCCCAACATACGACGAATTATTATTTAGAGTGTAA